The Nicotiana tabacum cultivar K326 chromosome 14, ASM71507v2, whole genome shotgun sequence genome contains a region encoding:
- the LOC142169081 gene encoding uncharacterized protein LOC142169081 encodes MQVQPGTSAKVSVANRERVYSKGTCPAVSFCIDNQNFEADFFVIPLDGFDIILWVTWLQTLGPILWDFVTLEMSFTSNRKQVVFRGQQTCLKLQLQLLHDLDEHHSKLEQVLAEFADLFQEPTGLPPMRNCDYRICLLPGSKPVVVRPYQYPHLQKDEIEKSVRTC; translated from the coding sequence ATGCAAGTACAGCCTGGGACAAGTGCCAAGGTATCAGTGGCTAACAGAGAAAGAGTTTACAGCAAAGGAACTTGCCCAGCAGTATCCTTCTGTATTGATAACCAAAACTTTGAAGCTGACTTCTTTGTTATTCCGTTAGATGGCTTTGACATTATTTTATGGGTGACTTGGTTACAAACATTGGGCCCCATTCTTTGGGACTTCGTCACACTTGAAATGAGTTTTACTTCAAATAGGAAACAAGTCGTCTTTAGAGGGCAGCAAACCTGTTTGAAATTGCAGCTTCAATTATTGCATGATTTAGATGAGCACCACAGCAAACTGGAGCAGGTTTTGGCCGAATTTGCTGACTTATTTCAAGAGCCTACTGGGCTGCCTCCGATGCGAAATTGTGATTATCGCATTTGCTTATTGCCTGGTTCCAAACCAGTGGTAGTTCGACCATACCAGTATCCTCATTTGCAGAAAGATGAGATAGAAAAAAGTGTGCGGACATGTTAA